In Parasegetibacter sp. NRK P23, a single genomic region encodes these proteins:
- a CDS encoding energy transducer TonB: MKPVLLTLAILFHLAGQSQPKTFEGIIHYKVVHTSKLAAVSATDFARENPGNTMTIYIKNGKKKIVAGDFTTYSLPGEENSYRIISGFDTLYTIEPDTTKQQKIEQKAQRSTIAGYDCESASFKERIYTYDYCFARDIICDKNSNDPDIWLSQKVSCIFSEQAITCTQVEPRPLDDSIFALPAFPRTKYQYNMHYTKAELPGGWGKYLQRTLNADLALKYVKIPKGAEGASATARVVFVVTPAGNIADVMVENPKEIHPKLAAEAVRVVTESNRWKPVTYRGKKVPQVLVQPISFAITK, translated from the coding sequence ATGAAACCTGTCCTCCTTACCCTGGCCATTCTCTTTCATCTTGCAGGCCAATCGCAACCCAAAACCTTTGAAGGCATCATTCATTACAAAGTGGTGCACACTTCAAAACTTGCGGCTGTTTCTGCCACGGATTTTGCAAGGGAGAACCCCGGAAACACCATGACCATCTACATTAAGAACGGGAAAAAAAAGATAGTTGCAGGAGACTTTACCACCTATTCCCTCCCTGGCGAAGAGAACAGTTACCGCATCATTTCAGGTTTCGACACATTGTACACCATTGAACCCGATACAACTAAGCAGCAGAAAATCGAACAAAAAGCACAACGTTCTACCATTGCAGGCTACGATTGTGAGTCTGCCTCGTTTAAAGAAAGGATTTATACTTACGATTATTGCTTCGCGCGGGATATTATTTGTGATAAAAACAGCAACGATCCGGATATATGGCTCTCACAGAAAGTATCTTGTATCTTTTCAGAACAGGCGATCACCTGCACACAGGTAGAACCCCGGCCTTTAGATGACAGCATCTTCGCTCTGCCTGCGTTCCCCCGTACAAAATACCAATACAATATGCATTACACAAAGGCTGAATTGCCCGGCGGGTGGGGCAAATACTTGCAGCGAACGCTCAACGCCGATCTTGCACTGAAGTACGTTAAGATTCCAAAAGGAGCGGAAGGCGCCAGCGCTACGGCAAGGGTGGTTTTTGTAGTTACTCCGGCCGGAAATATTGCCGATGTTATGGTGGAAAATCCAAAGGAAATCCATCCAAAACTTGCAGCAGAAGCAGTGAGGGTGGTAACCGAATCAAACCGTTGGAAGCCGGTGACCTATCGTGGAAAAAAAGTGCCTCAGGTACTTGTTCAACCCATCAGTTTTGCAATTACGAAGTAA
- a CDS encoding DUF4136 domain-containing protein has translation MKTIMKWWAGYLALFFTITGCTSKVYVEKDDTADFGRYKTFAWVEKEGHGKQTIQEQKIRSAVTTELERTVGWKESKKRPDVLLSYDVLVERSVRQNSDPVYSRPFVRTFYNPYSRRLFNVYYPSRFMGIDNYDVPVKEGTITVTLTDARSEKAVWQGWTTNEVNNRNLTSKEIQSAVRAIFRKFDVAKR, from the coding sequence ATGAAAACGATAATGAAGTGGTGGGCCGGATACCTGGCGCTCTTCTTCACTATTACAGGCTGTACATCGAAAGTGTACGTGGAAAAAGATGATACCGCGGATTTCGGACGTTACAAAACGTTCGCCTGGGTGGAAAAAGAGGGTCACGGAAAACAAACGATTCAGGAACAGAAAATAAGATCGGCCGTAACCACGGAACTGGAGCGTACGGTAGGCTGGAAGGAATCGAAAAAGAGACCGGATGTATTGTTGAGCTATGATGTGCTGGTAGAAAGATCGGTGCGCCAGAATTCGGACCCGGTGTATTCAAGACCTTTTGTGCGCACGTTCTACAATCCTTATTCACGGCGACTTTTCAACGTGTATTATCCCTCCCGGTTTATGGGCATAGATAACTACGATGTGCCCGTTAAAGAAGGTACCATTACGGTAACCCTTACCGACGCCCGCTCGGAAAAAGCCGTATGGCAGGGATGGACGACGAACGAGGTAAACAACAGGAATCTTACATCTAAAGAAATACAGTCGGCTGTGCGTGCGATTTTCAGGAAGTTCGACGTGGCGAAAAGGTAA
- a CDS encoding DNA polymerase III subunit alpha, protein MYINCKTWFSFRYGTLQTEELVDAAAEAGVDALALTNINSTCDLWTFVALCKAKNIRPIAGVEIRNGNKFLYLLLAANNDGLEAIHRFLSAHLQEKRLFPENAGAHIVFDRKEDGFIVYPPGAKSPALLEKNEYIGVQPAELTRLYGVNMELYGHKFVVRQPVTFRNAQQYAMHRLLRAIDENTLLSRLSPDSIAGEHETFLDVETLRELFKHYPGLVTNTYELMNACTVEMDFRTDKTKASFNPTKEADRQHLAKLAHEGCRERYGNSTRYEEAVQRVDKELAIINKLGFNAYFMITWDIIRYAQRKGYYYVGRGSGANSIVAYCLYITEVDPIELNLYFERFLNPQRTAPPDFDIDFSWTDRDDIIAYVFDKYGKDYVALLGMYATFQPSALIRELGKVFGLPKEEIDQLSEGGPPDDAIKRDIIRYAKLMKDFPNHLSIHPGGILISEAPIARYATTDLPPKGFPTAQIDMHVAEDINLIKLDILSQRGLGHIRDALKYIRENRQVNINIHDVEKFKSDAAVRKNLRNAHTIGCFYIESPGMRQLLQKLRCSEYLTLVAASSIIRPGVASSGMMRAYVERFHDRNKVRYEHPVMQELLEDTFGVMVYQEDVIKVAHHFAGMDMADADVLRRAMSGKYRGNKEMLRIKAQFFSNCRALGREEEATAEIWRQIESFGGYSFSKAHSASFAVESYQSLYLKTYYPKEFMVAVINNFGGFYSRELYFYELHKTGAAIHPPCINESHVYTRITGNDVYTGFIHVKSLEEKLVEKILEERSRWGRFLHLQDFIERVAPPLEQLNLLIRLNAFRFTGKNKKQLLWEANFLQKKNRNHIPSSQSLFREEPTTFQLPAFRTDALEDIFDQVELLGFPLHSPFPLTEENPAHFVSARDMEKHPGQTITMLGYLITVKNISTIKNERMSFGTFMDDKLDWIDTVHFPDNLRQYPINGKGFYRITGKVVNDLGNWVLEVQHMEKAGLKKTAVAAL, encoded by the coding sequence ATGTACATCAACTGTAAAACCTGGTTCAGTTTCCGGTACGGAACCCTTCAGACTGAGGAACTTGTGGACGCGGCCGCTGAAGCAGGGGTTGATGCCCTGGCGCTGACGAATATCAACAGTACCTGCGATCTGTGGACTTTCGTGGCGCTTTGTAAAGCCAAAAACATCCGCCCCATAGCCGGCGTGGAAATCAGGAACGGCAACAAATTCCTCTACCTGTTGCTTGCGGCCAACAACGACGGATTGGAGGCGATACACCGGTTTCTGTCCGCCCACTTACAGGAGAAAAGGCTTTTTCCTGAAAACGCGGGCGCACATATCGTATTTGATAGAAAGGAAGATGGGTTCATTGTTTATCCACCCGGTGCGAAAAGCCCTGCCCTGCTGGAAAAAAATGAATACATAGGCGTACAGCCGGCGGAACTCACCAGATTGTATGGCGTAAACATGGAGCTGTACGGGCACAAATTCGTGGTGCGTCAACCCGTTACTTTCAGGAATGCGCAACAATATGCCATGCACCGTTTGCTACGGGCCATTGATGAGAATACGTTGTTGTCCAGGTTATCCCCCGATAGTATAGCCGGGGAACACGAAACATTTCTTGACGTGGAAACGCTCCGGGAATTGTTCAAACATTATCCCGGATTGGTGACGAATACCTATGAACTAATGAACGCCTGTACCGTGGAAATGGATTTCAGAACGGATAAAACAAAGGCGAGTTTTAACCCCACCAAAGAAGCCGACCGGCAGCACCTGGCAAAACTGGCCCACGAAGGATGCCGGGAAAGGTATGGCAACAGCACCAGGTACGAAGAAGCGGTACAACGTGTAGACAAAGAGCTCGCCATCATCAATAAGCTTGGGTTCAACGCGTACTTCATGATTACCTGGGACATTATCCGGTACGCGCAGCGCAAAGGTTATTATTATGTGGGAAGAGGAAGCGGCGCCAATTCCATCGTTGCTTATTGCCTGTACATCACCGAGGTGGATCCTATTGAACTGAACCTCTATTTTGAACGGTTCCTGAATCCGCAACGGACCGCCCCACCCGATTTTGATATCGATTTTTCCTGGACCGACAGGGATGATATCATCGCTTATGTTTTTGATAAATATGGAAAGGATTATGTTGCCCTGCTTGGTATGTATGCCACGTTTCAACCCAGCGCATTAATCAGGGAACTGGGGAAGGTATTCGGATTGCCGAAAGAAGAAATTGACCAGTTGTCTGAAGGCGGGCCTCCGGATGACGCCATTAAAAGGGATATTATACGATATGCGAAACTGATGAAGGATTTCCCGAACCACCTCTCCATCCATCCGGGCGGCATACTGATCTCAGAAGCGCCGATCGCCCGGTACGCCACCACCGATCTCCCACCCAAAGGATTTCCTACCGCGCAGATAGATATGCACGTGGCGGAAGACATCAACCTGATCAAGCTGGACATTCTCAGCCAACGCGGACTGGGCCATATCAGAGACGCCTTGAAATACATCCGGGAGAACAGGCAGGTGAACATCAACATCCACGATGTGGAGAAATTCAAAAGCGATGCGGCAGTCAGGAAAAACCTGAGAAACGCGCATACCATAGGATGCTTTTACATTGAAAGCCCTGGCATGCGGCAACTCTTACAGAAACTACGTTGCAGCGAATACCTTACGCTGGTGGCAGCCAGCTCCATTATACGGCCCGGAGTCGCCAGCAGCGGCATGATGCGCGCTTATGTGGAGCGGTTCCACGACCGCAATAAGGTACGGTACGAACATCCCGTAATGCAGGAATTGCTGGAAGACACATTCGGAGTGATGGTGTACCAGGAAGATGTGATTAAAGTAGCACACCATTTCGCGGGAATGGACATGGCCGATGCCGATGTATTGCGCCGCGCCATGAGCGGAAAATACCGCGGGAACAAAGAGATGCTCCGCATCAAAGCACAGTTCTTTTCCAATTGCCGGGCACTGGGGCGGGAAGAGGAAGCCACGGCCGAAATATGGCGGCAGATAGAATCCTTCGGCGGGTACAGCTTCTCCAAAGCACACTCTGCATCCTTCGCGGTGGAAAGTTATCAAAGTCTTTACCTGAAAACATATTACCCGAAAGAGTTCATGGTAGCGGTCATCAACAATTTCGGGGGCTTTTATTCCAGGGAACTGTATTTCTATGAACTGCACAAAACCGGCGCCGCGATACATCCGCCCTGCATCAACGAGAGCCATGTGTACACCCGCATCACCGGGAATGATGTGTACACTGGGTTCATTCATGTTAAATCGCTGGAAGAGAAACTGGTGGAGAAAATTTTGGAAGAACGAAGTCGGTGGGGAAGGTTCCTGCATTTGCAGGATTTCATTGAACGGGTGGCCCCGCCGCTGGAGCAACTGAATTTGCTCATACGCCTCAACGCGTTCAGGTTTACAGGAAAGAATAAAAAACAATTGTTGTGGGAGGCCAATTTTCTGCAAAAAAAGAACAGGAACCATATCCCTTCTTCTCAATCGCTATTCAGGGAAGAGCCAACGACTTTTCAACTCCCCGCTTTCCGGACCGATGCGCTGGAAGATATTTTCGACCAGGTAGAGTTGCTCGGGTTCCCGTTGCACTCTCCTTTCCCACTCACGGAAGAAAACCCGGCCCACTTCGTTTCCGCACGCGATATGGAAAAGCACCCGGGACAAACCATCACCATGCTCGGCTACCTGATCACCGTAAAGAACATCAGCACCATAAAGAACGAAAGAATGAGTTTCGGCACCTTCATGGATGACAAACTCGACTGGATCGATACCGTACACTTTCCCGACAACCTGCGCCAATACCCGATAAACGGTAAAGGTTTCTACCGCATCACCGGGAAAGTAGTGAACGACCTGGGCAACTGGGTACTGGAAGTGCAGCACATGGAAAAAGCCGGCTTAAAAAAAACAGCGGTTGCCGCGTTGTAA
- the dinB gene encoding DNA polymerase IV, producing MFLQENRHIAHFDLDAFFVAVECKKNSKLVGKPVLVGGSSDRAVVAACSYETRKFGIHSAMPMKLAKRLCPEAIIIKGDMESYSQHSRDITNIIASKVPLFEKASIDEFYIDLTGMDKFFGCKKYTDELRMQIIKESGLSISYGLASNKLISKVATNEIKPNGQLEVPPGNEKPFLAPLRVNKIPGVGKETTRLLVQMGVETIHTLSQIPIEMLHNLLGKSGTELWKRANGIDDTPVVPYREQKSISTENTFHTDTTDMRFLETELIRMTESIGHQLREQNKLTGCITVKIRYSNFDTVTRQSAIPFTASDHLLIKRVKELFYKLYDKRLLVRLIGVRFTELVPGNYQINLFDDTQEMIRLYQAIDGIKMKYGVDYLTRGASAR from the coding sequence ATGTTCCTGCAGGAAAACAGACATATCGCCCATTTCGACCTCGATGCTTTTTTTGTGGCCGTGGAATGCAAAAAGAACAGCAAACTCGTGGGCAAACCCGTACTGGTAGGCGGAAGCAGCGACCGGGCCGTAGTGGCCGCATGCAGTTACGAAACCCGGAAATTCGGTATCCACTCCGCCATGCCGATGAAGCTGGCTAAAAGACTCTGCCCCGAAGCCATTATCATCAAAGGCGATATGGAAAGCTATAGCCAGCACTCGCGTGATATCACCAACATCATCGCATCGAAAGTGCCGCTCTTTGAAAAAGCAAGTATCGATGAATTTTACATTGATCTAACGGGAATGGACAAGTTCTTCGGCTGCAAAAAATATACGGATGAACTGAGGATGCAGATCATCAAGGAGTCTGGACTTTCCATCTCCTACGGACTAGCAAGCAACAAACTCATCAGCAAAGTGGCCACCAACGAAATAAAGCCCAACGGGCAACTTGAGGTACCTCCGGGAAACGAGAAACCCTTCCTGGCGCCGCTCAGGGTGAATAAAATTCCCGGTGTGGGCAAAGAGACCACCCGCCTTCTGGTACAGATGGGCGTGGAAACGATACATACCCTCAGCCAGATCCCCATCGAAATGTTGCACAACCTGCTCGGAAAATCCGGCACGGAACTCTGGAAAAGAGCGAACGGTATCGATGATACGCCGGTGGTTCCCTACCGGGAACAAAAATCCATCTCTACCGAAAACACCTTTCATACCGATACCACCGATATGCGCTTCCTGGAAACTGAACTCATCCGAATGACGGAATCCATCGGGCACCAGCTCAGGGAGCAAAACAAACTTACGGGTTGTATCACGGTTAAAATACGCTACTCCAATTTCGATACGGTTACAAGGCAATCTGCTATTCCCTTCACCGCGTCGGATCACCTGCTGATCAAACGGGTGAAGGAATTGTTTTATAAACTCTACGATAAACGTTTGCTTGTAAGGCTCATAGGGGTACGCTTTACCGAACTTGTACCGGGCAACTACCAGATCAACCTGTTCGATGATACCCAGGAAATGATCAGGCTATACCAGGCGATCGATGGAATCAAGATGAAGTATGGCGTGGACTATCTCACAAGGGGTGCTTCCGCAAGATAA
- a CDS encoding bifunctional 2-polyprenyl-6-hydroxyphenol methylase/3-demethylubiquinol 3-O-methyltransferase UbiG: protein MAEFWEEAFKDKQEMWGLSPAQSALLAAEVFADKGFKKVLIPGMGYGRNAQVFLDKGMEVSGIEISETAIALAQKHYGDKMKIYHGSVTAMPFDNERYEGIFSHALIHLLDEKDRAGFIKKCYDQLSDNGCMIFTAISKKSPTYGQGTLLSKDQYEQFGGVRIFFYDEASVQQEFGAFGLAEITEVAENHPMYMITCFKKGNDT from the coding sequence ATGGCAGAATTTTGGGAAGAAGCGTTTAAAGACAAGCAGGAAATGTGGGGGCTTTCGCCTGCGCAATCGGCTTTGCTGGCCGCTGAAGTGTTTGCTGATAAAGGGTTTAAAAAAGTATTGATTCCAGGAATGGGCTACGGCAGAAACGCGCAGGTTTTCCTTGATAAAGGAATGGAAGTTTCGGGTATTGAAATATCAGAGACCGCCATAGCGTTGGCGCAAAAGCACTATGGCGACAAAATGAAGATTTACCACGGATCTGTAACAGCTATGCCTTTTGACAATGAACGCTATGAAGGTATCTTCAGCCATGCTTTGATTCATCTGCTGGATGAAAAAGACAGAGCCGGGTTTATTAAAAAGTGCTACGATCAGTTGTCTGATAATGGGTGTATGATTTTTACGGCGATATCGAAGAAATCTCCAACGTACGGGCAGGGTACTCTTCTGAGTAAAGATCAATACGAGCAGTTCGGGGGTGTCAGGATATTTTTTTATGATGAGGCTTCCGTTCAGCAGGAGTTTGGCGCATTCGGACTGGCAGAGATCACCGAAGTCGCCGAAAATCATCCGATGTATATGATTACTTGTTTTAAGAAAGGCAACGATACTTAG
- a CDS encoding SDR family NAD(P)-dependent oxidoreductase: MKTAFITGANKGIGFETARQLLQKGFRVFIGSRNLENGLKAVDKFKEEGLTDVEAIPLDVTDNQSIQGARAAIGKRIDALDVLINNAGINGGTAPYTVLEANSDEYLNALKTNIVGVANVTQAFMDLLRNAAVPRIVNVSTSVGSLSLQSNPEWPAYNFAKYGVYAISKAALNMYTVQLAYELRDTDFKVNAVCPGLTKTDFTFFNGGEVSVAANRVIKYALIDKDGPTGKFFSEETNPETGEIPW; the protein is encoded by the coding sequence ATGAAAACAGCATTCATTACAGGAGCAAACAAAGGTATTGGCTTTGAAACCGCAAGGCAACTTTTACAGAAAGGGTTCAGGGTGTTTATCGGAAGCAGGAACCTGGAAAACGGGTTGAAAGCGGTCGATAAATTTAAAGAAGAAGGCTTAACCGATGTGGAGGCCATACCATTAGATGTTACCGACAACCAATCTATTCAAGGCGCCCGTGCTGCAATCGGAAAAAGGATCGATGCATTGGATGTGCTGATTAACAACGCGGGCATAAATGGAGGAACCGCCCCGTACACCGTGCTGGAGGCCAACTCGGACGAATACCTCAATGCGCTTAAAACTAATATTGTTGGGGTGGCGAATGTTACGCAGGCGTTCATGGACCTCTTACGAAATGCCGCGGTACCAAGAATCGTAAATGTAAGCACCAGCGTCGGCTCCCTTTCTTTGCAAAGCAATCCGGAATGGCCCGCTTACAATTTTGCCAAATACGGGGTTTACGCTATATCGAAAGCGGCGTTGAATATGTACACCGTACAATTGGCGTATGAGTTGCGCGACACGGATTTTAAAGTGAATGCCGTTTGTCCGGGCCTTACAAAGACCGACTTTACTTTCTTTAATGGCGGCGAAGTAAGCGTAGCAGCGAACAGGGTGATTAAATACGCATTGATAGACAAAGACGGACCTACAGGTAAATTTTTCAGCGAAGAAACCAATCCTGAAACAGGAGAGATTCCCTGGTAA
- a CDS encoding Crp/Fnr family transcriptional regulator, whose translation MEELIQYILKFGNLNKQQIELVTEKGKPLSLKKDDYFSEAGKIPRQVGFVINGVIRGCYYNNKGEEITRCFISENSLVCDYVNFEGNTSSAEYLQAVTDCDLIVFSKNDWEELSHIIVGWDNIKNKMVQLCMYQKSRKGPVISEDATTRYLAFLENYPTIINRVPLAYIASYLGVTQQSLSRIRKNIR comes from the coding sequence ATGGAAGAACTGATTCAATACATCCTGAAATTCGGAAATCTCAACAAGCAACAGATTGAACTGGTTACAGAGAAAGGGAAGCCCCTCAGTCTGAAAAAAGACGACTATTTTTCCGAAGCCGGAAAAATTCCCAGACAGGTTGGATTCGTTATAAACGGCGTGATCCGTGGCTGCTACTATAACAATAAGGGTGAAGAAATCACCCGTTGTTTTATCTCGGAAAACAGCCTGGTATGTGATTATGTGAACTTTGAAGGAAACACTAGTTCCGCTGAGTACCTTCAGGCTGTTACAGATTGTGATCTTATTGTTTTCTCCAAAAACGACTGGGAAGAATTGTCGCATATCATCGTAGGCTGGGACAATATTAAAAATAAAATGGTGCAGTTGTGCATGTACCAGAAATCCAGGAAAGGACCCGTAATATCGGAAGATGCCACCACCAGGTATTTAGCGTTCCTTGAAAATTATCCCACCATCATCAATCGGGTTCCATTGGCTTATATCGCTTCCTATCTTGGTGTTACACAACAATCACTGAGCCGGATACGCAAGAACATCCGGTGA
- a CDS encoding DUF2309 domain-containing protein — protein MLQQELMEKPVRIRASENVHPLETVILRSWSKIAPFWPLKNLIAVNPVETLRFEDALKEANVYFQQGEMPEEMQGVNRESIKWLQVFFDQGQSTIQMPLRKEGLLKSTLSLIRFDERLHGNDKQKLYWLTNLPVTPKAVITETLAYLGIGTAGQEQFLTLLLTTLPGWAAYIQYRTNWADGEDAGCAHTVTQAEYLAFRLVLTCLLWPEAKALLQWHRHALDKADVTGTYQTITRNETHYRNGLLQQLSCAPPPEKSERPDAQLVFCIDVRSEPFRRALEAQGNYETYGFAGFFGLPVSVGNAVTGEAHASCPVLLKPAYHIEEKPNCSHDSCEEGHHRMQGLKKLYQSLKYTFTAPFSLVEAMGLASGVSMAVRSFSPSGADSLAKVLKQSITPSYALEPDINPIPFAQQVSFAAGALKMIGLTERFAPLVVFCGHGSTTENNAHATALDCGACGGRHGAPNARILARILNNEKVRNELRNQGIDIPDDTTFLAAAHNTTTDQVELFGEHAHNQRSEKLRALKKDLETARAENCLWRCREMGVSTTADHARKFTALRAKDWAQVRPEWGLARNAAFIAGPRWLTKDANLEGRVFLHAYDWEKDESGALLTNILTAPVVVAQWINAQYLFSTLDNVAFGGGSKITMNIAGKIGVMQGNASDLMHGLPLQSVFKSDKEPYHEPVRLTVLVYAPASRIENIVKEHDILKKLFGNGWVHLVCLDPQTRDKYQLTREFSWELIG, from the coding sequence ATGCTACAACAAGAGTTAATGGAAAAACCGGTAAGGATCAGGGCATCGGAAAATGTACATCCCCTTGAAACGGTGATCTTGCGAAGCTGGTCGAAAATCGCGCCTTTCTGGCCGTTGAAAAATCTTATCGCCGTGAACCCGGTTGAAACACTAAGGTTTGAAGATGCATTAAAGGAGGCGAATGTCTATTTTCAGCAAGGGGAAATGCCGGAAGAGATGCAAGGTGTTAACCGTGAAAGTATAAAATGGCTGCAGGTATTTTTCGACCAGGGGCAATCCACCATACAAATGCCACTCCGGAAAGAAGGACTCCTTAAAAGTACCTTATCATTGATCCGTTTTGATGAAAGACTCCATGGTAACGATAAACAAAAGCTATACTGGTTAACGAACCTGCCGGTAACCCCGAAGGCGGTAATCACCGAAACCCTGGCTTATCTTGGAATTGGCACCGCCGGGCAGGAACAGTTTCTGACACTGCTGCTGACTACTTTACCCGGATGGGCTGCCTATATACAATACCGCACGAACTGGGCCGACGGGGAAGATGCAGGATGCGCCCATACGGTTACGCAAGCGGAATACCTCGCTTTCAGGTTGGTACTGACCTGTTTGCTCTGGCCGGAGGCTAAGGCCCTGCTCCAATGGCACCGTCATGCCTTGGATAAAGCAGATGTTACCGGTACTTATCAAACCATTACGCGGAACGAAACCCATTACCGTAACGGCCTGCTTCAACAACTCTCGTGCGCGCCGCCACCAGAAAAGAGCGAACGGCCTGACGCGCAGCTGGTATTTTGTATCGATGTGCGTTCTGAACCTTTCAGACGTGCGCTGGAAGCGCAGGGTAACTATGAAACTTATGGGTTTGCCGGATTCTTCGGCCTGCCCGTATCGGTCGGAAACGCCGTAACCGGTGAGGCCCACGCTTCCTGCCCGGTATTGCTGAAGCCCGCTTACCATATCGAAGAAAAGCCGAACTGTTCCCATGATTCATGCGAGGAAGGACACCATCGGATGCAGGGGTTGAAGAAACTCTACCAATCACTCAAATACACATTCACCGCGCCTTTCAGCCTTGTGGAAGCAATGGGGTTAGCCAGTGGGGTGTCAATGGCAGTCCGGAGCTTTTCTCCCTCAGGCGCGGATTCACTTGCAAAGGTGTTGAAGCAGTCGATTACGCCTTCTTATGCACTGGAGCCCGACATCAACCCGATACCCTTCGCCCAACAGGTGTCGTTCGCGGCGGGTGCGTTAAAGATGATCGGACTTACGGAGCGCTTCGCGCCATTGGTGGTTTTTTGCGGGCATGGAAGTACTACGGAAAACAATGCGCACGCTACTGCTCTTGATTGTGGCGCCTGCGGCGGACGGCATGGCGCTCCCAACGCACGTATCCTCGCGCGCATCCTGAACAATGAAAAGGTGAGAAACGAATTGAGAAATCAGGGTATAGATATCCCCGATGATACAACCTTCCTGGCCGCGGCCCACAATACCACCACCGATCAGGTGGAGCTGTTCGGGGAGCATGCACACAATCAGCGCTCTGAAAAGCTGCGGGCGCTGAAAAAAGACCTTGAAACCGCACGGGCTGAAAACTGTCTTTGGCGCTGTCGGGAAATGGGGGTCAGCACAACGGCGGATCATGCGCGGAAATTTACGGCTTTGCGTGCCAAAGACTGGGCCCAGGTGCGCCCTGAATGGGGACTGGCCAGAAATGCGGCCTTCATAGCCGGACCAAGATGGCTCACAAAAGACGCCAACCTGGAAGGACGTGTTTTCCTGCATGCCTACGATTGGGAAAAAGACGAAAGCGGTGCACTTCTTACCAACATTCTTACTGCACCGGTAGTGGTGGCGCAGTGGATCAACGCGCAGTACCTGTTTTCTACCTTAGACAATGTGGCTTTTGGCGGCGGCAGTAAAATAACCATGAATATAGCGGGTAAGATCGGTGTGATGCAGGGCAATGCAAGCGACCTGATGCATGGGCTTCCGCTGCAGTCCGTTTTTAAATCGGATAAGGAGCCTTATCATGAGCCGGTTCGACTAACCGTACTAGTATACGCGCCTGCATCCAGGATTGAAAACATCGTTAAGGAACATGATATACTGAAGAAACTGTTCGGCAACGGCTGGGTACACCTCGTTTGCCTGGATCCACAAACCAGGGATAAATACCAGCTTACACGAGAATTTTCATGGGAACTCATCGGGTAA